The proteins below are encoded in one region of Pseudomonas putida S13.1.2:
- a CDS encoding FecR family protein, producing the protein MSRLRDKDDAAVDDALATCREDLKLRFPLPSPPPARKPRKSTKAVSLLVLALVAGAVWQNPVYRNEHYVTQVGQRQSVQLADGSQIKLDGGSEVRVSWHLRSRNIELVRGQALFAVSPMLYRPFLVDAGTAAIRVVGTRFNVNRYSDDVRVTVAQGQVEVKGRALDRTSQLLAGQQLLVHNGIPADVVKSSVEDAIAWQQSRWVFEGTPLVEVVAALQRYYAQPVELVGPEVGRLPVSGVFNSDQAETLLALLPEILPVKVTREGANLRIHPKGAKNNSPTR; encoded by the coding sequence GTGAGCCGTCTACGCGATAAAGACGATGCCGCAGTCGATGATGCGCTGGCCACGTGTCGCGAGGACTTGAAGCTGCGTTTCCCTCTACCCAGCCCGCCACCTGCCAGAAAGCCACGCAAAAGCACCAAGGCAGTCTCGTTGCTGGTGTTGGCCCTGGTGGCAGGTGCTGTGTGGCAGAACCCTGTGTACCGCAACGAGCACTATGTCACCCAGGTCGGGCAACGCCAGTCGGTGCAGTTGGCCGATGGCAGCCAGATCAAGCTGGACGGTGGCAGCGAGGTGCGCGTGAGCTGGCATTTGCGTAGTCGGAACATTGAGTTGGTGCGCGGCCAGGCACTGTTCGCCGTTTCGCCCATGCTGTATCGGCCGTTTCTGGTCGATGCAGGCACTGCCGCTATACGTGTGGTCGGCACCCGATTCAACGTCAATAGATACTCGGATGATGTCCGGGTGACTGTTGCGCAAGGCCAGGTGGAAGTCAAAGGGCGCGCCTTGGACCGTACCTCGCAGCTGCTGGCCGGGCAGCAGTTGCTCGTCCACAACGGCATCCCCGCTGACGTCGTCAAGAGCAGTGTCGAAGACGCGATTGCATGGCAGCAAAGCCGATGGGTGTTCGAAGGCACACCACTGGTTGAGGTCGTTGCCGCACTGCAACGTTACTACGCCCAGCCGGTCGAGCTGGTGGGGCCTGAAGTAGGGCGCCTGCCGGTTTCAGGTGTTTTCAACAGCGACCAAGCCGAAACCTTGCTGGCGCTGCTGCCTGAAATTCTTCCGGTAAAGGTCACCAGAGAAGGCGCAAACCTGCGCATTCACCCCAAAGGGGCAAAAAATAATTCGCCAACGAGGTAG
- a CDS encoding RNA polymerase sigma factor: MQADPPKPSLLATLIRHYDDLVDHVRRRFGERVLAREVVHDLCVQLLEDDEREGVRQPLALLRKIAHDNAVSHCRRERRRGNVIITLAELPEVACSAAPQERQVDAAKTLDKLVAAISRLPPRCQAVFIMHKLHQIPQAEVAERLGISLKTVEKHLRLGMIACREYLQSEGAP; the protein is encoded by the coding sequence GTGCAGGCAGATCCTCCAAAGCCATCATTGCTCGCCACCCTGATCCGTCATTACGACGACTTGGTCGACCATGTGCGCCGGCGCTTCGGTGAACGGGTCCTCGCGCGTGAAGTCGTTCATGACCTTTGCGTGCAGTTGCTGGAGGATGACGAGCGAGAAGGGGTGCGGCAGCCCTTGGCGCTGTTACGAAAGATCGCCCATGACAATGCGGTTTCGCATTGTCGTCGCGAGCGCCGGCGGGGCAACGTGATCATCACACTGGCCGAGCTCCCTGAAGTAGCCTGCAGTGCAGCACCACAGGAGCGCCAGGTCGATGCCGCGAAGACACTGGACAAGTTGGTTGCCGCCATTTCCCGATTGCCTCCTCGCTGCCAGGCAGTATTCATCATGCACAAGTTGCACCAGATACCGCAGGCCGAGGTCGCGGAGCGCCTGGGCATTTCCCTGAAAACGGTAGAAAAGCATTTGCGCCTTGGTATGATCGCTTGCCGTGAATATCTGCAAAGCGAGGGGGCACCGTGA
- a CDS encoding type II toxin-antitoxin system HipA family toxin has protein sequence MSRAYIYMEHPETAEVITLGRLTLKGKVGEFLYAPDHVARGGWVPDPINYPLRAEPYTGIAKNRGIPGFINDAMPDGWGERLLHRAYGQELGTLDFLLKSPNNDRVGNLMAGGATTPAPGLGDGAVPTLKGLAKFVAACEAVYDGQLDAESVATLNVRQQRSALGGARPKRTLQDNGMLILAKPRDRYDHYDLPSIEYACMTFAAGQGLNVAKTALHAENPSTLLIERFDRTPIAQGARRIPMLSALTLLDSEWNGAHHRDWRYAAVADEMRRRGVPDADLQELFKRMCYNALVGNSDDHPRNHAVIWVAGGWRLSPMYDVLPMLEEGPAQTLAMAVGREGRQISRANLLSHHAHFALTREQAEQLLEEVAGWEQALKAHYQRLLAGEDLRTACEAASAVRMLS, from the coding sequence ATGTCCCGTGCCTACATCTATATGGAGCACCCCGAGACGGCTGAGGTCATCACCCTTGGCCGGCTGACCCTAAAAGGCAAGGTCGGTGAGTTCCTCTATGCGCCTGACCATGTGGCGCGAGGTGGCTGGGTACCCGACCCGATCAATTACCCCCTGCGTGCCGAGCCCTATACGGGGATCGCCAAGAATCGCGGCATACCCGGCTTCATCAATGACGCCATGCCTGATGGCTGGGGTGAGCGGCTGCTGCATCGGGCGTACGGCCAGGAACTGGGCACCCTCGATTTCTTGCTCAAGTCACCGAACAACGACCGCGTCGGCAACCTGATGGCCGGCGGCGCAACCACGCCCGCACCTGGCCTGGGCGATGGTGCGGTACCCACCTTGAAAGGCCTGGCGAAATTCGTCGCCGCGTGCGAAGCGGTGTACGACGGCCAGCTCGACGCCGAGTCGGTGGCAACCCTCAACGTACGCCAGCAGCGTTCCGCCCTGGGCGGCGCGCGCCCAAAACGTACGCTGCAGGACAACGGCATGCTGATTCTGGCCAAGCCCCGTGATCGCTACGACCACTACGACCTGCCCTCGATCGAATATGCCTGCATGACCTTTGCAGCAGGGCAGGGCTTGAACGTGGCAAAAACCGCGCTGCATGCCGAAAACCCTTCAACCTTGCTGATCGAGCGCTTCGACCGCACGCCGATTGCGCAGGGCGCCCGGCGCATTCCCATGCTCAGCGCATTGACCCTGCTGGACTCGGAATGGAACGGCGCACACCATCGGGATTGGCGCTACGCCGCGGTAGCCGATGAAATGCGCCGGCGGGGTGTGCCCGACGCTGATCTGCAGGAGCTGTTCAAGCGCATGTGCTACAACGCCCTGGTGGGGAACTCTGACGACCATCCACGCAACCATGCGGTGATCTGGGTGGCCGGCGGGTGGCGTCTGTCACCGATGTACGACGTACTGCCGATGCTCGAAGAAGGGCCGGCCCAAACCTTGGCCATGGCTGTTGGCCGTGAAGGCCGCCAGATCAGCCGCGCAAACCTGCTCAGTCACCACGCTCACTTTGCCCTGACGCGGGAGCAGGCCGAGCAGCTACTGGAAGAAGTGGCGGGGTGGGAGCAGGCGTTGAAGGCGCATTACCAGCGGTTGCTTGCGGGGGAAGATTTGCGCACGGCGTGTGAGGCGGCGAGTGCGGTGCGGATGCTCAGCTGA
- a CDS encoding helix-turn-helix domain-containing protein, translating into MDDFFPVACADTLSKIGLLVKAKRLSLGLRQTDLTVAIGVSAHNLRKIEGGSARVDLRSFMLVLWRLGISDTVFASLEGIEKTSQITRFSEDDDAHQRLASRRVRLAKPKPEEF; encoded by the coding sequence ATGGATGACTTTTTTCCCGTCGCCTGCGCCGATACCCTCAGTAAAATAGGGCTTCTGGTCAAGGCAAAGCGTTTGTCGCTCGGTTTACGCCAAACAGACCTCACGGTAGCAATCGGCGTCTCCGCGCATAACCTTCGCAAGATCGAAGGCGGCTCCGCGCGCGTGGACCTGCGTTCCTTCATGCTGGTGTTATGGCGCCTGGGTATCAGCGACACGGTCTTCGCCTCGCTGGAAGGCATTGAAAAAACCTCCCAGATCACCCGTTTCAGTGAGGACGACGATGCCCACCAGCGCCTCGCATCCCGCCGCGTGCGGCTGGCAAAACCCAAGCCCGAGGAATTCTGA
- the potE gene encoding putrescine-ornithine antiporter codes for MTDSSKKMSLMGLTTLVTVNMMGSGIIMLPTNMAQLGAVSLLSWAFTAIGSMAIAYCFAQCGIFCTRSGGLSAYTEEAHAKSGFFLCSYLYFLSLAIANVAVAISAVGYMTAFVPWLGTGALPLFAGTVGLIWLTIVANFGGPNITGKIGAITVWGVIIPVAGLSIIGWFWFNPDLLQAAWNPNALPLSEAIGKAIPLTLWAFLGMESAAQASDAVENPKRDVPLACLFGTLGAAVVYVLSTTVIQGIIPNPELASASAPFALVYAKMFSPLVGNIVMALAVMACIGSLLGWQFTLAQTAKMTADQNLFLKLFGKLNRFGAPVIGMIVCGLLQTAMAVSTISPNASAQFSKLVNLAAVTNLIPYVTALTGLLVIMYKAQVSPAVYSRNLIVLLIAVGYSLYALYACGMEALFGGLLVLAFGYLLYGFLAKRFVYSPG; via the coding sequence ATGACGGATTCAAGCAAGAAGATGAGCCTGATGGGGCTTACCACGCTGGTGACGGTCAACATGATGGGGTCGGGCATCATCATGCTGCCGACCAACATGGCGCAACTGGGCGCGGTGTCACTGTTGTCATGGGCCTTTACCGCGATCGGTTCGATGGCCATTGCCTACTGTTTTGCCCAGTGCGGGATCTTCTGCACGCGCTCTGGCGGCTTGTCGGCCTATACCGAAGAAGCTCACGCCAAATCAGGCTTCTTTCTCTGCTCCTACCTGTATTTTCTTTCACTGGCGATCGCCAACGTGGCGGTGGCGATCTCCGCAGTGGGTTACATGACTGCATTCGTGCCCTGGCTGGGTACCGGTGCCCTGCCGCTCTTCGCCGGCACCGTGGGGCTGATCTGGCTGACCATCGTCGCCAACTTTGGCGGCCCGAACATCACGGGCAAGATCGGCGCGATCACGGTCTGGGGTGTGATCATTCCCGTTGCGGGGTTGAGCATCATCGGCTGGTTCTGGTTTAACCCCGACCTGCTCCAGGCCGCCTGGAACCCCAACGCGTTGCCGCTTTCCGAAGCCATCGGCAAGGCCATACCGCTGACCCTGTGGGCCTTTCTCGGCATGGAGTCGGCAGCCCAGGCGTCTGATGCGGTCGAGAACCCCAAGCGCGACGTGCCGCTGGCGTGCCTGTTCGGCACCCTGGGGGCGGCGGTGGTCTACGTGCTTTCGACCACGGTTATCCAGGGCATCATCCCCAACCCGGAGCTGGCCAGCGCGTCAGCGCCGTTCGCCTTGGTCTACGCGAAGATGTTCAGCCCGCTGGTGGGTAATATTGTCATGGCCTTGGCAGTCATGGCCTGTATTGGCTCACTGTTAGGCTGGCAGTTCACCCTGGCTCAGACCGCCAAGATGACCGCCGACCAGAACCTTTTTCTCAAGCTGTTTGGCAAGCTCAACAGGTTTGGGGCGCCGGTCATCGGCATGATCGTCTGCGGCCTGTTGCAGACTGCAATGGCCGTGTCGACCATTTCACCCAATGCCAGTGCACAGTTCAGCAAGCTGGTGAACCTGGCCGCTGTGACCAACCTGATCCCCTATGTGACAGCGCTGACCGGGCTATTGGTGATCATGTACAAGGCGCAAGTGTCACCGGCAGTGTACTCGCGCAATTTGATCGTGCTGCTGATTGCGGTGGGCTATTCGTTGTATGCCTTGTATGCGTGCGGCATGGAAGCATTGTTTGGTGGGTTGCTGGTGCTTGCCTTTGGTTATCTGCTGTACGGGTTTCTCGCCAAGCGGTTTGTCTACTCGCCGGGGTAA
- the paaX gene encoding phenylacetic acid degradation operon negative regulatory protein PaaX, with amino-acid sequence MSNLAPLNNLITRFQEQTPIRASSLIITLYGDAIEPHGGTVWLGSLINLLEPIGINERLIRTSIFRLTKEGWLTAEKVGRRSYYSLTGTGRRRFEKAFKRVYSASLPAWDGAWTLVLLSQLEASKRKAVREELEWQGYGAIAPNVLGCPRADRADLATTLRELDATDDSIVFETHTQEVLASKAMRAQVRESWRIEELGEHYSEFIRLFRPLWQALKEQKELDAQDCFLARTLLIHEYRRLLLRDPQLPDELLPGDWEGRAARQLCRNLYRLVWDKAEAWLGTALETADGPLPDVNESFYKRFGGLG; translated from the coding sequence ATGAGCAATCTTGCCCCACTGAACAACCTGATCACTCGCTTTCAGGAGCAGACGCCAATCCGCGCCAGCTCCCTGATCATCACCTTGTACGGCGATGCCATCGAGCCCCACGGCGGGACCGTCTGGCTGGGTAGCCTGATCAACCTGCTGGAGCCGATAGGTATCAACGAGCGGTTGATCCGCACGTCGATCTTTCGCCTGACCAAGGAAGGCTGGCTGACCGCCGAAAAAGTCGGCCGGCGCAGCTATTACAGCCTCACCGGCACGGGCCGGCGCCGTTTCGAAAAAGCCTTCAAGCGCGTTTACAGTGCGAGCCTGCCAGCCTGGGACGGCGCCTGGACGCTGGTGTTGCTGTCGCAGCTGGAGGCCAGCAAGCGCAAGGCCGTGCGCGAAGAACTGGAGTGGCAGGGCTACGGCGCCATCGCCCCGAACGTACTCGGCTGCCCGCGCGCTGATCGTGCCGACCTGGCGACCACCTTGCGCGAGCTGGACGCCACTGACGACAGCATCGTCTTCGAAACCCACACCCAGGAAGTACTGGCCTCCAAGGCCATGCGCGCCCAGGTGCGGGAGAGCTGGCGGATCGAGGAACTGGGCGAGCACTACAGCGAATTCATCCGCTTGTTCCGGCCGCTGTGGCAGGCGCTCAAGGAGCAGAAGGAGCTCGATGCCCAGGACTGCTTCCTGGCGCGGACCTTGTTGATCCACGAGTACCGCCGGCTGCTGCTGCGTGACCCGCAGTTGCCGGATGAGCTGCTGCCTGGGGACTGGGAAGGCAGGGCTGCTCGCCAGTTGTGCCGTAACCTCTATCGGCTGGTGTGGGACAAGGCGGAAGCGTGGCTGGGGACCGCGCTGGAGACGGCGGATGGGCCGCTGCCGGATGTCAACGAGAGCTTCTACAAGCGGTTTGGTGGTTTGGGCTGA
- the paaY gene encoding phenylacetic acid degradation protein PaaY, which yields MPCYRLDGLTPVVHPTAYVHPSAVLIGDVIVGPRCYIGPLASLRGDFGRIVLEEGANLQDTCVMHGFPGGDTLVERNGHVGHGAVLHGCKVGEDALIGMNAVVMDGAHIAPRCIVAATAFVKAGFACEAQSLVMGSPAQVKRPLSEQELAWKQRGTAEYQHLAQRCMNSMVECPPLAEAEPERPRMQDTGVRPKGQATA from the coding sequence ATGCCTTGCTATCGACTGGACGGCCTGACGCCTGTGGTTCACCCGACTGCCTACGTGCACCCAAGTGCAGTACTGATCGGTGACGTCATCGTCGGCCCGCGTTGCTACATAGGCCCCTTGGCATCGCTCAGGGGCGATTTCGGCCGCATTGTGCTGGAGGAGGGCGCCAACCTGCAGGACACCTGCGTGATGCACGGATTTCCGGGTGGCGACACGCTAGTAGAACGCAACGGGCATGTCGGGCATGGCGCGGTGTTGCACGGCTGCAAAGTGGGGGAGGACGCATTGATCGGCATGAACGCAGTGGTGATGGATGGCGCCCATATCGCGCCACGCTGCATCGTCGCGGCGACCGCGTTCGTCAAAGCCGGCTTCGCATGTGAAGCGCAAAGCCTGGTGATGGGGTCGCCGGCCCAGGTCAAACGGCCCCTCAGCGAACAGGAGTTGGCCTGGAAGCAGCGCGGTACTGCGGAGTATCAGCACCTGGCGCAGCGCTGCATGAACAGCATGGTCGAATGCCCGCCATTGGCCGAAGCCGAACCGGAGCGGCCGCGCATGCAAGACACCGGTGTCAGACCCAAAGGCCAGGCAACGGCATGA